The Clostridioides sp. ES-S-0010-02 genome window below encodes:
- a CDS encoding flavodoxin family protein, with the protein MFIIKKNIVAITGSNNANSKTKKVTDKILDELIKLNSGYEYKNILLGDFDIKYCIGCQKCFKNGFCEMDNFDNFTLIREDMKNADIIIFTSPVYVDSVPGIMKTFLDRLSYQCHILSLSGKLGFTLAVGDQGGTEKVNEHLDSMLKHLGVKVLSSYSFLNINDSIHEKTSLIAKDILKKTQENYGYSNYYLERLFKAYKVEYISEAYKNKISKHNEIKFWNQNWIKKTDSFQEFAIKKRSIDHDFTEK; encoded by the coding sequence GTGTTTATTATTAAAAAGAATATTGTAGCAATTACTGGCTCAAATAATGCTAATTCCAAGACAAAGAAAGTTACAGATAAAATACTTGATGAACTTATAAAACTTAATTCAGGGTATGAATATAAGAATATTTTATTAGGTGATTTTGATATTAAGTACTGTATTGGATGCCAAAAATGTTTTAAAAATGGATTTTGTGAAATGGATAACTTTGATAATTTTACTCTTATTCGTGAAGATATGAAAAATGCAGATATTATAATTTTTACTTCTCCTGTATATGTTGATAGTGTACCTGGAATAATGAAAACATTTTTAGATAGATTATCGTATCAGTGTCATATCTTAAGTCTTTCAGGAAAATTAGGTTTTACTTTAGCAGTTGGAGATCAAGGTGGAACAGAAAAAGTTAATGAGCATTTAGATAGTATGCTTAAACACTTAGGTGTTAAGGTATTATCGAGCTATAGTTTTTTAAATATAAATGATTCAATTCATGAAAAAACATCTTTGATAGCGAAGGATATATTAAAGAAGACACAAGAGAATTATGGATATTCTAATTATTATCTAGAGCGATTGTTCAAAGCTTATAAAGTAGAATATATATCCGAAGCCTATAAGAATAAAATATCAAAACATAATGAAATAAAATTTTGGAATCAAAATTGGATAAAAAAAACTGATTCATTTCAAGAATTCGCTATAAAAAAAAGGAGTATAGATCATGATTTTACAGAAAAGTAA
- a CDS encoding CPBP family intramembrane metalloprotease, which yields MNLQSKWINFLNPIYISNEKKRKKIQTIIFFSITYGLSYSLGLLSICFRDSIDQESFAGFMMILPLSSVSIAKFYTEGRTNDKYDFYSSIILFFITYLFFFIIELLNLININQFQLVNSSLILISSLCVIVYSFRIKSLHILKNFKIGILLIFYFIFSQIVFGVIISDNQFNYKNFLNYIFLPIVSLTYIYPFLSEEYGWRYFLQSIFFDRFGKKIGIIMVGTCWSLWHLPLQFTLYSPKAPIIGSIAHLIYGIGLSIFLGYVYMKTKNIWYCSIIHVLINSLGVIFNDSEMVISYHTIIKRLIFILLFYIPFLLTKEYNKDL from the coding sequence TTGAATTTACAATCAAAATGGATAAACTTTTTAAATCCAATATATATTAGTAATGAAAAAAAAAGAAAAAAAATACAAACTATAATATTTTTTTCTATAACTTATGGTTTATCCTATTCATTAGGTCTACTATCAATATGTTTTAGAGACTCTATAGATCAAGAAAGTTTTGCTGGATTTATGATGATATTACCATTATCTTCAGTTTCTATTGCAAAATTTTACACAGAAGGAAGAACTAATGATAAATATGATTTTTATTCATCAATAATATTATTTTTCATTACCTATTTATTTTTTTTTATTATTGAATTATTAAATTTAATAAATATTAATCAATTTCAATTAGTGAATTCTAGTTTAATTTTAATAAGTAGCTTATGCGTTATTGTCTATTCTTTTAGAATAAAAAGTTTACATATTTTGAAAAATTTTAAAATAGGTATTTTACTAATTTTTTATTTTATATTTTCTCAAATTGTTTTTGGAGTAATAATAAGTGATAATCAATTTAATTATAAAAATTTCTTGAATTATATATTCCTTCCTATAGTATCATTAACATATATTTATCCTTTTTTATCTGAAGAATATGGTTGGAGATATTTTTTACAAAGTATTTTTTTTGATAGATTTGGTAAAAAAATAGGTATTATAATGGTAGGAACCTGTTGGAGTTTATGGCATTTACCATTACAATTTACACTATATAGTCCCAAAGCTCCAATAATTGGATCTATAGCCCATTTGATATATGGTATTGGACTTTCTATATTTTTAGGTTATGTTTATATGAAAACTAAGAATATATGGTACTGTTCTATAATTCATGTTTTAATTAATAGTTTAGGTGTCATTTTCAATGACTCTGAAATGGTCATTAGTTATCATACTATTATAAAAAGATTGATATTTATATTATTGTTTTATATTCCATTTCTACTCACAAAAGAATACAATAAAGATTTATAA